One window from the genome of Pseudanabaena yagii GIHE-NHR1 encodes:
- a CDS encoding NAD(P)H-quinone oxidoreductase subunit M, which translates to MPLKSTTRHIQIYAAIVDQDNDELIDSENTLTLDVDPDNELNWTDGAIQKVYRKFDELVADYKGADLTDYNLRRIGSDLEHFVRSLLQQGEVTYNLNHRSLNYSMGLPQIVNTEAQ; encoded by the coding sequence ATGCCGCTCAAATCTACAACTCGTCACATTCAGATTTATGCAGCCATCGTGGATCAGGACAACGATGAACTCATCGATAGTGAAAATACATTGACCCTAGATGTTGATCCAGACAATGAACTGAACTGGACAGATGGCGCTATCCAAAAGGTATATCGCAAGTTTGATGAGCTTGTGGCGGACTATAAAGGTGCTGATCTTACTGATTACAACCTACGCCGCATTGGATCAGATTTAGAGCATTTTGTGCGATCGCTATTGCAACAGGGCGAAGTTACCTACAATCTCAATCATCGCTCGCTCAACTACAGTATGGGTTTACCCCAAATCGTCAATACGGAAGCTCAATAA
- a CDS encoding RNA polymerase sigma factor, RpoD/SigA family has protein sequence MSEEPLTQPTSHPVDRQANKQVGLSADMVRTYLHEIGKIPLLSNEEEIIYGKQVQQMMVLFEAQEKLAQNSDRLPTEQEWAEAVGLEPAVLHSNIRLGTRAKRKMIEANLRLVVSVAKKYQKRNLELLDLVQEGTLGLERAVDKFDPTKGFKFSTYAYWWIRQAITRAIAQQARTIRLPVHITEKLNKIKKAQRQLSQDLGRVATVAEIAYELNIKTEQVRECLSLSRQPISLDLRIGDNQDTELAELLEDTGRSPDIYVERESLRTDIQSLLKELPEKQRQVMILRYGLDDGQEMSLASISKRMDLSREQVRQLERQAMDYLRKRKARMQEYLAS, from the coding sequence ATGTCTGAAGAACCATTGACCCAACCCACATCACATCCAGTGGATAGGCAAGCTAACAAGCAGGTCGGTCTGTCTGCTGACATGGTTCGCACGTATTTGCACGAAATCGGAAAAATCCCTCTACTTAGTAATGAAGAGGAGATTATCTATGGCAAGCAAGTGCAGCAGATGATGGTGCTGTTTGAGGCGCAGGAAAAACTTGCCCAAAATAGCGATCGCTTACCAACTGAGCAAGAGTGGGCTGAAGCTGTGGGCTTAGAGCCAGCAGTTTTGCATAGCAATATTCGCCTTGGCACTAGAGCTAAGCGCAAAATGATCGAAGCAAACCTTCGCTTGGTTGTTTCTGTGGCGAAGAAATATCAAAAACGTAATTTAGAACTTCTGGACTTAGTACAGGAAGGAACTCTAGGCTTAGAACGTGCCGTAGATAAGTTTGACCCCACTAAGGGGTTTAAGTTCTCGACCTATGCCTATTGGTGGATTCGTCAGGCAATTACCAGAGCGATCGCTCAACAAGCGAGAACGATCCGCTTGCCAGTTCACATTACCGAAAAGCTCAATAAAATCAAAAAGGCTCAACGTCAGTTATCGCAAGATCTCGGTCGAGTAGCTACGGTCGCCGAAATCGCCTATGAACTAAATATCAAAACTGAACAGGTACGCGAGTGTTTATCGCTATCGCGTCAACCAATTTCCCTTGATCTACGCATTGGCGATAATCAGGATACAGAACTTGCGGAACTCCTCGAAGATACAGGGCGATCGCCTGATATTTACGTTGAGCGCGAGTCTCTGCGTACAGATATTCAGAGCTTGCTCAAGGAATTACCTGAAAAGCAACGTCAAGTTATGATTTTACGTTATGGCTTAGATGATGGACAGGAAATGTCTCTAGCGAGCATCAGTAAACGCATGGATTTAAGTCGTGAGCAAGTAAGGCAATTAGAACGTCAAGCGATGGATTATCTTCGCAAGCGCAAAGCCAGAATGCAGGAATATCTAGCTAGTTAA